The Perca fluviatilis chromosome 17, GENO_Pfluv_1.0, whole genome shotgun sequence region tggcaacccggtctggctgtcaaactgggccgttgataacaacacacaggccaaaacacaaaacagaaattccgtcacggaacagaaatttcaaaaggagaaattagcattgttgtcagaaaagatggtatttcaacttagcatgtttccttaatatctgatgacgcattggggtaattttgggatttattacagtaaatatattacattttggacCTTTAAGTCTCCACCATTCATCCAGGGCCTACTTAGTATGGTCCTGTACCCAGTGACATAGCCTGAGACAGTAAGTCTGTGGACTGACGGTAGAGAAGGATCGGCCTGGATGTCTCAGCCTCTTCCACAAATGCTCCAGCCTCTTCTTAAAActgtaaactgtaaaaatgtcaatgaTGCCGATGAAGTAGCGCTGCTCAGGCCCATCAATGACATGCAGAGGATTCTTTAAGTTGGGTAGTAAACGTCGGTTTTGGGCTTGGAAGTCTGGAAGCTCAGCTGCGTCACTGCCTGGCCCTGCATGCTCTGGGTACATTTGAAGCATGCCACCACTTGATGCAACTTCTGCTTGTGATTGCGTCAAACAGCTGCCATCTGTTTTACACAACAGTAAGGTGGCGTCATCTTCTGGGACTGACCCAGGCACAGCAGTTATGCCTGCGTGGATAGGGCTGGAGCCTGGATTCACAGATCTAAAATTAAAGTCACAGGGAACAGAATGGGTATGAGTTACAGCAGTTTCTGGATGTAGCCACTTTCAATCTGTATTGTAAAGTGTTCTGATCTGtctagacatacagtacattgtcTATTCATCCATTGTGCAATACTAatactaagagtctacagccatgctagcagatCTGTGAGGCAAGTCAGGTACAGTAtaatgctttgagctaaatagtatgtcaaaatgcAGTACCCATAATGACAATACTAATATGATGTGAATCAGATGAAAAGTTGACATTAAACACTACAGGCAACTGGCTGCTGGAAAAGCAGGTATTTGgttataaaccaaagtattggacaataATAGATGACAGCACTCACCCCAGCGATTGCGAAATTATTGGAATGGTTATttggaatttagcttattcaccgtaacccgcagagttagataagtcgatacatatccttctcatctccgtgcgtgctatAACGCTGCCTGATGGCCCAAGCGGcagcagcccatcacagaaaatgcaggtgaatggttccagcaatcctactgctctgaattgtgacaaaagtaacaaaataacaccaacatcttcctgtttacatgttgtgatttgtagagtcacagcgtgtacacaaaacaacgtaacatgagacacagccatcttctaaccataaacaaaccaggaactatattctcagacaggcttgctgcaaagcaaatcactccgcccaagtagcagaagtagcagagcTACGCCTTCTGAGATATATgtataaatcacaacatgtaaataggaacatgtttgcgttattttgtcacttattcggagcagtaggattgctgAAACCATTCATCTgcctgttctgtgctggcctgctgcCGCTGGCGGcttcagacagccttacagcacgcacggagatgagaagggtatgtatcgacttgtctaactctgggggttacgctGAATAAggtaaattcccaataagtcagcgtgttcctttaaatgcaCCATCCCTGCTACTGTGGAACTACTCTGGAACATCCAGGGCAGTCTGAAGAGCTATGATACGCCCTCTGTTCAACCTGTTTGCATGGCTTCAGACTGCCCTGGAGCACTTGGCAAAACCAAATACATACGTCAGGATGCTTTTTCTGGATTCCAGATTGGCCTTTAATACTGTCATTCCAAGCCGATTGGTGTCTAAACTGCACAGCCTCTGCCTGAACTCGACCCTCTGCAACTTAATTCTTACCAATTTGGGTACCAACCGCCAGTGTTGAGATTAACGGCCTTTTAAATATACCGGCATTACTAAccgcgttattttttcagtaacggagtaatctaattaattacttttcccatcattacaacgccgttatcgttactgagaatgttaAGCGGCGCGTTACTTGGTTGAATGAAGTGcgaggtgtcaggctttggctacacaccagctgcctggagagTGCAGGGGTAGTGGTCgggatgatgacaccgttgcaaatgcgatgatgattggctgggtgggcggatgccctgctcacgatgtctcactgcacgctctgactaccactaaacacaagacagcgacaatggcgaccagccagggaaattcaaagatagcgttctcgaactggaagtaccggcactacttctccctcattgaaattaaagtcaagaatgtttatgtaacacgCACGCTACgcccaggaaaaaagacttcagccacgtctgcctcaagcaactcaaatcttaagaagcacctcacatcaacacatgctaacacgacacttgttgctgctgctaacccaacccccagcccaaatgcagctagcgtgagctccagcgaaggagacggagccactctgttaaaacaagcaacgctcgatttttcgggtcagcaacaggtgatactgtatatagtgtttttattcttcaatcagttactaactcaattcctttttgggagaagtaatttgtaactgaaactaattacttttaaagTAAAATGACCAACACTGCCAACCGCCTTCCGGCATCCAGGTTAGGAAAACACATAATACACTAATCTTTACCATGGTCATTGTATAAgttaagcatgttagcatggtaTCATTTGCTAACATGCAAAGTAGTACCAAAcacagtacagctgaggctaatTGAGATTTTaatagttttgcaggtatttggtcataaaccaattTATTAGACAATATTTGTCCTGACAATTGTGTTATATGTAAAGTTAGGGGGtgaccaaagttattacaattattCATCCAGTAAACGTCAAGACAGTTCACAATAAaccaaaaatgtcacaaaagtTATTATAATTCATCCTCTGTGGAACATAAATGCCTTTATCAAAACGTGTGCCAATCCATTTTGGATATGCTGAAATTTTAATCATCCCAGACTATATAACCCATAATGCccattgcacacacacaatatatccTAAAATGTTGCGCATCCCTAAACATTTTTTCACATTGCACTAAACCATTATGCCTCTTTTTCTTAATGTTAAACAACtactttgtatatatttgtttctgcatttattgtttatgtcatattaatgtttaatatgtttaagtatgcaccaaccaccaaggcaaacTCCTCGTAAGTGGTCCTTACTaggcaataaatccttttctgatttcTGAATTAAACAATGACATATGACTGTTTATACGACATTTTGTAACTTGAAACTGTTACtaatagggctgctccctcttagtcgattagtcgactaatcggttgttttggtcttagtcaacttagatttctttagtccattagtcatgttttatgcttttttcatgctgaatgacttatttccaagaataATAccagcacatctctggtaaacacaagaattaaagtggtccttgcggagaaactcagatttacagatctgtcaattaaatcaactaatcgattagtcgatacaattgaatgagtgttagtcgactaagaatttcttcaatcgagcacagccctagttacTAATAGCGCACACTATTTCTGGCAGAGAGGCTGACTCAGTCCTGGCTCTGTAGTATTACTTCTTTGTGTCTCAAACCTTTAAGCTGTGTAAAACCCTTCTATCGATACTGCGGTCAAAATGTAATCTCTGGTTGTCAGCATTTACAGATCTGCTAAACCACAGAATTGTTTCGAACAAGTTGCAGTTTCTCTTTCTCCAACCACTCACTCACAGGTTCATAAATTCAATTCATTGTTATTGAAGGATAAGACTGGTGTAGTTATAtttttattactgtcagcaaATCTCGTAACGAGTCAGTCTCTCAATACTACTTTCACTACCCTTTTATTGTCTCACAGCCCCAAGTCCAggaaatacagtacatttccaggataactgCCTGACAGCTGGCACTTTGCCCCTCACCTTCTGTTTTCTGTATGTTGCTGTTTAACCGTGTGTCCAGCTAATTTTAATAGCTcaagttactgtattgtgtgaacagttaactttatttaatattttatgtggtgttttcttttccaccaaaacaagttccttcccgagactgtTTTGCCGAGCCACTGCGTCCAGAGTTTAGCCACGCCtaggacgattgtgattggtttaaagtagtGCATGTCTTTTCGTTGATGTCCGTCATCTTCCGCTTTTCTTTGCGGTGGCGGATTTCTGAGGActttggttaactgctcctcagatctctgcagggtaaatccagacagttagctagactatctgtccaatctgaattCTCTCTCACATGACtacaacaacttttgaacgtacacacaaacaaaacatgttccttcccaaggctattttgcatcGTCTTCCTTTGGAGCTTAGCGCCAACCataacgattgtgattggtttaaagaaatgccaataaaccagagcacgtttttctcccatcccggaatgctgtgtggactagccagaccctcctccgcagtactgtggaggatggtctggcaaagcgagactaggtttAAAGCAATGCAAACAACCAGgaacgttgtttttttttttaaaagatagaGCGAAATAGGGTTAAATGATTAACTGATTATCAACATAGCTATCTATAACTTATGAAACCCTGTCATGAAATATCAAGACCCTGACTTTTTGGTTCTCATAATGAGAGTTGCGAAGGAGAGACTCTGGTGGCGTTCATCGTGGTGTAAGGGCTGATGGGCCACGAGGAGACTGTAGTCCAACACGTTGAGCCTCCGGAGGAAGTGTGTGTCGATCTCCACCTGCCGCAGGAGCCAGGGACGCTGCtggtctgcacacacacacacaccacataacaTTACAACTCAAACATGGCTGTACAGAAATACACAGCAAACGTGTACATGTGGATATTACCACTGGCATTTACACACaccattggcattgttttttatttgagtTAGATTTATTTGAATAAGATGTTTCCACATGGTTCATTTAAGGTAAAGCAGCGTTCGGCAACCTTTTAATATGAagtgccattttaaaatgttcttgttaATCAGTGTTCCATATCTAGAGTTGCAAAGATTAATCCATAAGTCAgcgtcaactattaaattaatcgtcaACTATTATATTAATCgtcaactattttaataattaattcattggttttagtcatttttttttataaaaaaaaagcaacacattaTTTGATTCCTGCttcttaaatatatttttttctagtTTATTCACTCCTctttgacagtaaactgaatatctttgagttgtggacaaaagaaCACAGCCGTGTTATTTGTTTTCCTTTCGGCTGCATTCTTTGAATAAGGCAACGAGTAGCTACTAGTCAATCATATTAGGCGGGTATTCGCTGAATGCGGATagggaataaaaaataaaaaaactactgTAAGGAACAGGCTGTGTTCCTGCCAATGGCTGTGAAAGAAGTCATTTGGCAAGTAGATTGGAACATTTCCCAAAAACTCTCTTGCAAACAACTAGTGTGCCACTGGTTGAGCTGGAACGTGGTTGCTGAACCCTGAGATAGAGGAGTGCATTTTGGCATAGTGTTAGAAACAATATGCTCCGCAGCCTCCAGAGGCTTCATAATCCAGTAACTGCCATGATGTAGCCTATAGCCTGGTGATATTGATCCTTGTCCTTATCCTTTACACACTTGTTTTTGACCTAAGCTGGTTGTTGTTGTCGCTTTTGTTTTGATCTGTGATCATTTggatttgtttgtatttttgtcccCTGTATAGTTATAGTTTATCTTAACTTCTTTAATTGATTAGCACAGCCTAAGCTGGGtaggtggatgggtgggtgggtgggaggTAGAGGGTGACAATTTTTTGGGACTCCCGTGGGTCACGGTATTCCCGTACGGGAGTCAATTTCACTGTTGGTAACGTGATAAGGACGGAATAGAGCATAGAAATCAACAGGAGGGAGTGGGACAAAGCCggagattaaataaaaaaatgacgcTGCAAAGATTGCGAGGCATTTCatctaggcctgcaggtaatgcatgtgtgtgtagcctAAATTTCCGAGGCAACCTCAGTGATTTGACCGCGATTACCCAAAAcatgctgggggggggggggggcaacagagtctgataactttagacaacataggatttttttgggggcagtCACGTGATTGGGATATGACAGGAGTATTTTCGTGGGCTCGGGATGGGATGGGAGTGACAATTGATTCCCGTGTCACCCTGTagtgcagtggttcccaaccttttttccttagcgccccccctactcatgtctaagaaaagctgaagTTGAGGtaaaccgaagttgaggtaactctcgagatagagccttactttcttttttgacacAGAGAGCAAATGTATCTCTCTGAGTAAAAGTATCAGCACTTCTacatttctccgccatgtttcattcataaaatagtgatgccgtggcggcaggaaaaacgaggatagCTGCCTGatctagcagctgacctgatgacagcaagaggtcccaggttaagaggtcccggaggtttggcctactaagtagcctgcctacaattttaagcaagaacaaaaatatatagtttttatacagacttttgtacacattatatattctagtgtattatcataatttgtttaacatgtgcaaatattttttttttacctcaacctcaaaccagataaagacttgcgcaccccctgtgatctttctgcccccctgaggggtgcccggaccccaggttgggaaccactgctctaatgGGAGGGGAAGATGTGGGTGTGGTTTATAATTGTCTTTCTTTATTGatgtgtcttttttattttttattagacTGTACTGTAAATCTAAATAGCATATATGTATACTATTACATACGTATTATAATTACAGATTCATTTCTTGCATGGATTTTGtaactttaaaagaaaagaaacaatatGCTGATTGGCCTGAAGGGGGTGCAACAATGCCGCCTGTATTATTACACTGCTTCATATGACTCACAGCACACATAAACATCACATTCTGATTCCTTACCCAGAGTGATGAACTGGCCTTCAAAGTTGAGGTCTTTGAGAACCACAATAATCTGGCTCCCCTCTGCTGCAGGCTCCGTCCAACGACTCACCTCACAGCCCTTAATGTCATACCTGgcaatacaaaacacacacatcaaaccACACAAAGAGGCCGCACAGTCTGTTTCTGTGCGTTAACATAAAGTAGTAGTAATACTACTCATACTACTGATTCGGGGGCAAGCAAATCAAGCTTACCTGGCAACGATTCGATCATCAGGATAAAACACACTTTGCATAACAATGAAGTATTTCTGCAAAGGACAAGTGAAAAAAGTAAATGAGCTATGTAATGCTTTGTTATATCCATTAATTATAATGCCAACTAGAACAGTTTTCAAATAAGATCTGTACCTTCCGCCTGTGTGGAATTTTGATCCTGTGAACACCTTGAAAAATAATGAGAAATCACTCAGTCCTATGCAACATGTTATTTGACATATTGACATATTATAATGTTGTTATGGCGAGCATGTTGGCAGACACTTGCCTCTTTATACATCCAATAGACACAGTAACATTAGCATTTTAGTAATGTTTCTGGCCATTCAATTAATGTAAGTCCAAAATGTTCTCGCCTTTAGCTCGGTTTTTGGTCTCTtgggctctttagctgctaaatgctgctgAAAGGAGTAGCAGAGTCGGGTGACAGTTCTCTGGGAGTTTGTCACTACAAGCGATTCCTTTCACATTGCATGTTACACATTATCACCTCCTTCCCCACTTTTCCCATGTTTTAAAGTAGCTATATCTGTAACttttagtttgtgttgattctagcggccgctttggacaaaagcggtagtgtt contains the following coding sequences:
- the pip5kl1 gene encoding phosphatidylinositol 4-phosphate 5-kinase-like protein 1; this translates as MEMSAAAGSLSMSGHRQRSVKRRRWGGLRQQWKLLGLFEIDQQHEFYSLTCMMKEGLAAATQNTTDNAPTNELSDDDFRLKVTQIHKDFTMETFAGPVFSSLRGSLGMTEQEYQQSLCSENCYLQFISNSKSKADFFLTNDKRFFLKTQNKREIKFLLSNLKIYIEHLRKYPHSLLVKFLGVHRIKIPHRRKKYFIVMQSVFYPDDRIVARYDIKGCEVSRWTEPAAEGSQIIVVLKDLNFEGQFITLDQQRPWLLRQVEIDTHFLRRLNVLDYSLLVAHQPLHHDERHQSLSFATLIMRTKKSVNPGSSPIHAGITAVPGSVPEDDATLLLCKTDGSCLTQSQAEVASSGGMLQMYPEHAGPGSDAAELPDFQAQNRRLLPNLKNPLHVIDGPEQRYFIGIIDIFTVYSFKKRLEHLWKRLRHPGRSFSTVSPQTYCLRLCHWVQDHTK